The following proteins come from a genomic window of Meleagris gallopavo isolate NT-WF06-2002-E0010 breed Aviagen turkey brand Nicholas breeding stock chromosome Z, Turkey_5.1, whole genome shotgun sequence:
- the GIN1 gene encoding gypsy retrotransposon integrase-like protein 1 isoform X1 gives MFITAGADLKKRNHEPVGPVRIFLLVINRLAMVRSGKNGGLHLKQIAYYKRTGEYHPTTLSSERSGIRRAAKKFVFKESKLFYVGKDRKQMRLVIVSDEEKKKVLQKCHENAAGTHHGISRTLTLVESNYYWTSVTNDVKQWVYACQHCQVAKSTTTTSLKPYPIKAEDPWTAVTVALMGPFRATKRSHKYIIIMIDLFTKWTVILPLHDTSAAEIAKAIISVFFLYGPPQKMPIDQGKELVHQINKELFALFGMKQIVLSYPQIDEVSERTCKTVKAFLNKYCIDHPNDWDEHLSAIAYAFNLTNLEPDQNTPYFQMFSRNPYVVEPTNICVEGEDSMFAKIFEATRGASQALEEEKTSDGQVEKTTSGEQKPRNKINVKRKPKQLSTLQLKVGHEVLRQRKNWWKDGRFQSEWVGPCIIDYITENGCAILRDATGSRLKRPIKMSHLKPYIRGSNEKDDRYFLQGAVVVDHDYIGLSERSCNAGQQDPAAEEEINAYVKGVTSAVQTSPSACKDRESVDGGHQSELTEDHCVEPNNAKPEQWPSPCWTLQTKIEDT, from the exons ATGTTCATTACTGCAGGAGCagatctgaagaaaagaaatcacgAGCCTGTTGGGCCTGTGCGAATATTTCTACTTGTCATTAATCG GTTAGCAATGGTCCGTAGTGGAAAAAATGGTGGACTCCACCTGAAACAGATTGCATACTACAAAAGAACGGGGGAGTACCATCCCACAACGCTATCAAGTGAAAGAAGTGGAATCAGAAGAGCAGccaaaaaatttgttttcaaag aaaGTAAATTGTTCTACGttggaaaagacagaaaacaaatgcgCCTAGTAATTGTctcagatgaagaaaagaaaaaggtgctTCAGAAATGCCATGAAAATGCTGCAGGCACTCATCATGGCATATCAAGGACGCTGACTTTAGTGGAATCTAATTACTACTGGACCTCTGTTACAAATGATGTCAAACAGTGG GTGTATGCATGTCAGCATTGCCAAGTGGCAAAGAGTACAACCACCACCTCACTCAAACCATACCCTATCAAAGCAGAAGACCCCTGGACAGCAGTCACTGTAGCCTTAATGGGTCCATTTAGAGCTACCAAAAGAAGCCACAAGTATATCATAATCATGATAGATTTGTTCACAAAATGGACTGTTATCTTGCCTCTGCATGAtacttcagcagctgaaattgCTAAGGCAATCATCAGTGTGTTTTTCTTATATGGACCACCTCAAAAAATGCCTATTGACCAAGGGAAGGAGCTTGTTCATCAG ataAACAAGGAACTATTTGCACTGTTTGGAATGAAACAAATAGTATTGTCTTATCCTCAAATCGATGAAGTAAGTGAAAGAACATGCAAGACAGTCAAAGCTTTCCTTAACAAATACTGCATAGATCATCCAAACGATTGGGATGAACATTTGTCTGCTATTGCCTATGCTTTCAATTTGACTAATTTG GAGCCAGATCAAAACACCCCATATTTCCAAATGTTTAGTCGTAACCCATATGTTGTTGAACCAACGAACATATGTGTGGAAGGAGAAGACAGCATGTTTGCGAAAATATTTGAAGCAACTAGAGGAGCCAGTCAAGCacttgaagaagagaaaaccTCAGATGGCCAG GTGGAGAAAACCACTTCAGGGGAACAGAAACctagaaataaaatcaatgtCAAAAGAAAGCCAAAGCAATTAAGTACCCTTCAACTTAAAGTTGGTCATGAAGTCctcagacaaagaaaaaattggTGGAAAGATGGTCGTTTCCAGTCAGAATGGGTTGGTCCTTGTATTATAGATTATATCACAGAAAATGGCTGTGCAATATTAAGAGATGCCACAGGATCCAGGTTGAAAAGGCCCATCAAGATGTCTCACCTCAAGCCATACATAAGAGGGTCCAATGAaaaag acGACCGCTACTTCTTACAAGGTGCAGTAGTTGTTGACCATGACTACATTGGCTTATCTGAGAGATCATGTAATGCAGGCCAGCAGGACCCTGCTGCTGAAGAGGAAATTAATGCCTATGTGAAAGGTGTTACGTCTGCTGTGCAAACATCACCTTCAGCCTGCAAAGACCGAGAATCAGTAGATGGTGGACATCAGTCTGAGCTGACAGAAGATCATTGCGTTGAACCAAACAATGCAAAGCCAGAACAATGGCCTTCACCTTGCTGGACACTTCAGACCAAGATAGAAGATACTTGA
- the GIN1 gene encoding gypsy retrotransposon integrase-like protein 1 isoform X2, whose amino-acid sequence MVRSGKNGGLHLKQIAYYKRTGEYHPTTLSSERSGIRRAAKKFVFKESKLFYVGKDRKQMRLVIVSDEEKKKVLQKCHENAAGTHHGISRTLTLVESNYYWTSVTNDVKQWVYACQHCQVAKSTTTTSLKPYPIKAEDPWTAVTVALMGPFRATKRSHKYIIIMIDLFTKWTVILPLHDTSAAEIAKAIISVFFLYGPPQKMPIDQGKELVHQINKELFALFGMKQIVLSYPQIDEVSERTCKTVKAFLNKYCIDHPNDWDEHLSAIAYAFNLTNLEPDQNTPYFQMFSRNPYVVEPTNICVEGEDSMFAKIFEATRGASQALEEEKTSDGQVEKTTSGEQKPRNKINVKRKPKQLSTLQLKVGHEVLRQRKNWWKDGRFQSEWVGPCIIDYITENGCAILRDATGSRLKRPIKMSHLKPYIRGSNEKDDRYFLQGAVVVDHDYIGLSERSCNAGQQDPAAEEEINAYVKGVTSAVQTSPSACKDRESVDGGHQSELTEDHCVEPNNAKPEQWPSPCWTLQTKIEDT is encoded by the exons ATGGTCCGTAGTGGAAAAAATGGTGGACTCCACCTGAAACAGATTGCATACTACAAAAGAACGGGGGAGTACCATCCCACAACGCTATCAAGTGAAAGAAGTGGAATCAGAAGAGCAGccaaaaaatttgttttcaaag aaaGTAAATTGTTCTACGttggaaaagacagaaaacaaatgcgCCTAGTAATTGTctcagatgaagaaaagaaaaaggtgctTCAGAAATGCCATGAAAATGCTGCAGGCACTCATCATGGCATATCAAGGACGCTGACTTTAGTGGAATCTAATTACTACTGGACCTCTGTTACAAATGATGTCAAACAGTGG GTGTATGCATGTCAGCATTGCCAAGTGGCAAAGAGTACAACCACCACCTCACTCAAACCATACCCTATCAAAGCAGAAGACCCCTGGACAGCAGTCACTGTAGCCTTAATGGGTCCATTTAGAGCTACCAAAAGAAGCCACAAGTATATCATAATCATGATAGATTTGTTCACAAAATGGACTGTTATCTTGCCTCTGCATGAtacttcagcagctgaaattgCTAAGGCAATCATCAGTGTGTTTTTCTTATATGGACCACCTCAAAAAATGCCTATTGACCAAGGGAAGGAGCTTGTTCATCAG ataAACAAGGAACTATTTGCACTGTTTGGAATGAAACAAATAGTATTGTCTTATCCTCAAATCGATGAAGTAAGTGAAAGAACATGCAAGACAGTCAAAGCTTTCCTTAACAAATACTGCATAGATCATCCAAACGATTGGGATGAACATTTGTCTGCTATTGCCTATGCTTTCAATTTGACTAATTTG GAGCCAGATCAAAACACCCCATATTTCCAAATGTTTAGTCGTAACCCATATGTTGTTGAACCAACGAACATATGTGTGGAAGGAGAAGACAGCATGTTTGCGAAAATATTTGAAGCAACTAGAGGAGCCAGTCAAGCacttgaagaagagaaaaccTCAGATGGCCAG GTGGAGAAAACCACTTCAGGGGAACAGAAACctagaaataaaatcaatgtCAAAAGAAAGCCAAAGCAATTAAGTACCCTTCAACTTAAAGTTGGTCATGAAGTCctcagacaaagaaaaaattggTGGAAAGATGGTCGTTTCCAGTCAGAATGGGTTGGTCCTTGTATTATAGATTATATCACAGAAAATGGCTGTGCAATATTAAGAGATGCCACAGGATCCAGGTTGAAAAGGCCCATCAAGATGTCTCACCTCAAGCCATACATAAGAGGGTCCAATGAaaaag acGACCGCTACTTCTTACAAGGTGCAGTAGTTGTTGACCATGACTACATTGGCTTATCTGAGAGATCATGTAATGCAGGCCAGCAGGACCCTGCTGCTGAAGAGGAAATTAATGCCTATGTGAAAGGTGTTACGTCTGCTGTGCAAACATCACCTTCAGCCTGCAAAGACCGAGAATCAGTAGATGGTGGACATCAGTCTGAGCTGACAGAAGATCATTGCGTTGAACCAAACAATGCAAAGCCAGAACAATGGCCTTCACCTTGCTGGACACTTCAGACCAAGATAGAAGATACTTGA